The proteins below are encoded in one region of Anoplopoma fimbria isolate UVic2021 breed Golden Eagle Sablefish chromosome 19, Afim_UVic_2022, whole genome shotgun sequence:
- the LOC129108678 gene encoding pleckstrin homology domain-containing family A member 5-like isoform X6, producing the protein MAADLQPEWISCLPSSWSYGVTRDGRVFFINEEAKSTTWLHPVSGEAVITGHRKTPDLPTGWEEGYTFEGARCFIKTPAYPSRR; encoded by the exons ATGGCGGCGGATCTACAACCCGAGTGGATTTCTTGTCTCCCTTCTTCCTGGAGTTACGGGGTTACTCGGGATGGACGCGTCTTCTTCATTAA CGAGGAAGCCAAGAGTACAACCTGGCTGCATCCCGTGAGTGGCGAGGCGGTCATAACCGGGCACCGGAAGACTCCAG ACCTACCCACTGGATGGGAAGAAGGATATACTTTTGAGGGTGCACGATGTTTCATCAA AACTCCAGCCTATCCCAGCAGACGATAG